One Erythrobacter sp. SDW2 genomic region harbors:
- a CDS encoding fructose bisphosphate aldolase: MNFQEMTARIATGQGFIAALDQSGGSTPKALRGYGVEDSEWSGDDEMFAQIHAMRSRIIESPCFGNGKVIGAILFEKTMEGTSGGKPVSARLKERGIVPFLKVDKGLEDERDGAQLMKPNPGLEDMCARAKELGVFGTKMRSVIKSNNAAGIKAVVHQQFAEGARILAAGLMPILEPEYDITAEDRADGEAVMLDAIYEGLDALPEGQQVMLKLSIPKTAGLYTELTRHQKVLRVVALSGGYSTDKACEELAKNPGMIASFSRGLLQDLRKGQSDEEFDNVLGKAIDQIAAASV, from the coding sequence ATGAACTTTCAGGAAATGACCGCCCGCATCGCCACCGGCCAGGGGTTTATCGCTGCACTTGACCAGTCGGGCGGATCGACCCCGAAGGCGCTTCGCGGCTACGGGGTCGAGGACAGCGAATGGTCGGGCGATGACGAGATGTTCGCCCAGATCCACGCCATGCGCAGCCGGATCATCGAAAGTCCGTGCTTCGGCAATGGCAAGGTCATCGGCGCGATCCTGTTCGAGAAAACCATGGAGGGGACCAGCGGCGGCAAGCCCGTTTCCGCGCGCCTCAAGGAACGCGGCATCGTTCCTTTTCTGAAGGTCGACAAGGGGCTCGAGGACGAACGTGACGGGGCGCAGCTGATGAAGCCCAATCCGGGCCTCGAGGACATGTGCGCGCGGGCTAAGGAACTGGGCGTGTTCGGGACCAAGATGCGCTCTGTCATCAAATCGAACAACGCCGCCGGCATCAAGGCCGTGGTGCATCAGCAATTTGCCGAAGGCGCGCGCATCCTTGCCGCGGGGCTGATGCCGATCCTCGAACCGGAATATGACATCACGGCCGAAGACCGCGCCGATGGCGAGGCTGTTATGCTCGACGCGATCTATGAAGGTCTCGATGCTCTTCCGGAAGGCCAGCAGGTGATGCTCAAGCTTTCGATCCCCAAGACCGCGGGCCTCTACACGGAACTCACCCGTCATCAGAAGGTGCTGCGCGTTGTGGCCCTGTCAGGGGGCTATTCGACCGACAAGGCCTGCGAGGAACTCGCCAAGAACCCGGGCATGATCGCCAGCTTCAGTCGCGGGCTCCTGCAAGACCTGCGCAAGGGGCAGTCGGACGAGGAATTCGACAACGTTCTCGGCAAGGCGATCGACCAGATCGCCGCTGCGTCCGTCTGA
- a CDS encoding DUF2842 domain-containing protein yields MRTEPTWRIPFGVLLLIIALTAYALVIARYVPELIGGWHAAFQTVVYLILGLVWLLPLKRFLLWMESGSSK; encoded by the coding sequence ATGAGAACCGAACCGACCTGGCGAATACCCTTCGGGGTACTACTTCTGATCATCGCGCTCACGGCCTATGCGCTGGTGATCGCACGCTATGTGCCGGAGCTGATCGGTGGATGGCATGCGGCGTTCCAGACCGTCGTCTATCTCATCCTTGGCCTTGTATGGCTGCTTCCCCTCAAACGTTTCCTGCTGTGGATGGAGAGCGGCAGCAGCAAATGA
- the gap gene encoding type I glyceraldehyde-3-phosphate dehydrogenase, whose protein sequence is MTTKVAINGFGRIGRLVARALLERTDHDLELVSINDLADTKANALLFGFDSTHGRFPGTVDVDGNDLIVNGKRIHVTSARNPGDLPHKDMGIDLVMECTGFFQSDEAARRHIAAGAKRVVISAPATGVSKTVVYGVNHDTLTADDDIISNASCTTNCLAPVAKVLHELVGIERGFMTTIHSYTNDQRILDQMHSDMRRARGGAQNMIPTTTGAARAVGLVLPELKGKLDGSSVRVPTPNVSLIDLTFVPGRETTAEELNAALKAAAEGPMKGVLDYTTQPLVSSDFNHHPASSTVDSLETAVLEGKLARVVSWYDNEWGFSNRMIDTSGVVASFL, encoded by the coding sequence ATGACCACCAAGGTTGCCATCAACGGTTTCGGGCGCATTGGACGCCTCGTCGCGCGCGCTCTGCTGGAGCGGACCGACCATGATCTCGAGCTGGTCAGCATCAACGATCTCGCCGATACCAAGGCCAACGCGCTGCTGTTCGGTTTCGACAGCACCCATGGCCGCTTCCCGGGCACCGTGGACGTCGATGGCAACGACCTGATCGTCAACGGCAAGCGCATCCATGTGACCAGCGCGCGCAATCCGGGCGATCTGCCGCACAAGGACATGGGCATCGACCTGGTGATGGAATGCACCGGTTTCTTCCAGTCGGACGAAGCGGCCCGTCGGCATATCGCCGCCGGTGCCAAGCGCGTGGTGATCTCGGCTCCGGCAACGGGGGTTTCGAAGACCGTGGTGTATGGCGTCAACCATGACACGTTGACCGCCGACGATGACATCATCTCGAACGCCAGCTGCACCACCAACTGCCTCGCTCCGGTAGCCAAGGTGCTGCACGAGCTGGTGGGGATCGAGCGCGGTTTCATGACCACGATCCACAGCTACACCAACGACCAGCGCATCCTCGACCAGATGCACAGCGACATGCGCCGGGCGCGGGGCGGAGCGCAGAACATGATCCCGACCACTACCGGTGCAGCCCGTGCGGTCGGTCTCGTGCTGCCGGAACTCAAGGGCAAGCTCGACGGTTCGTCGGTCCGCGTTCCGACCCCCAATGTCAGCCTGATCGACCTGACCTTCGTCCCCGGTCGTGAGACGACCGCCGAAGAGCTCAACGCCGCGCTGAAGGCTGCCGCCGAAGGCCCGATGAAGGGCGTGCTAGACTATACCACGCAGCCGCTGGTGAGCAGCGACTTCAACCATCACCCGGCCAGCTCGACCGTCGACAGCCTCGAGACCGCTGTTCTTGAAGGTAAGCTCGCCCGAGTCGTCAGCTGGTATGACAACGAATGGGGCTTCTCCAACCGCATGATCGACACCTCGGGCGTGGTGGCGAGCTTCCTCTGA
- a CDS encoding 2OG-Fe(II) oxygenase family protein has protein sequence MAETRRLFSTPFVVDTLQSEAGIMALRQAIEAEHARDDRGISISNIGGWHSNTQMIDWGGEAARALAFKAMQMADAQTLDAKSPQANLFGWIPEMWANVSHKGHANQYHFHPGSFWSAVAYIDDGYNGDASPALGGELQLLDPRMPMVRMTAPDLRMLEANGQPQQTELSIRPKTGMIVMFPSWLQHAVRPFQGEGTRISIAINLVAALTADNRS, from the coding sequence GTGGCCGAAACCCGCCGCCTGTTTTCGACACCCTTCGTTGTCGATACATTGCAGAGCGAGGCGGGGATCATGGCTCTGCGACAGGCCATCGAGGCCGAGCATGCGCGCGATGACAGGGGTATTTCTATCTCCAATATCGGCGGGTGGCACTCCAACACGCAGATGATCGATTGGGGCGGGGAGGCGGCCCGCGCGCTCGCTTTCAAGGCGATGCAGATGGCCGATGCCCAGACACTCGATGCCAAGAGTCCGCAGGCGAACCTCTTCGGCTGGATCCCCGAGATGTGGGCCAACGTCAGCCACAAGGGTCACGCCAACCAGTACCATTTCCATCCGGGCAGCTTCTGGTCGGCAGTTGCCTATATCGACGATGGCTACAACGGCGATGCGAGTCCGGCACTGGGCGGTGAACTGCAATTGCTCGACCCGCGTATGCCGATGGTTCGCATGACAGCACCGGACCTGCGAATGCTTGAGGCGAACGGGCAACCACAACAGACAGAGCTTTCGATCCGTCCCAAGACTGGCATGATTGTGATGTTTCCAAGCTGGTTGCAGCATGCTGTGCGGCCTTTCCAAGGCGAGGGGACGCGGATCTCGATCGCGATCAACCTTGTGGCGGCACTGACGGCCGATAACCGCAGTTAA
- the thiE gene encoding thiamine phosphate synthase produces the protein MSTTRPYRDTERAMTDCQLYLISPLDVDGDFPQRLARAIDAGDGIVTAFQFRVKGLDQHEAARLADPLQAICAERDVAFIVNDSIALAKRLKADGVHLGQGDGDPKDAREHLGREAQIGVTCHSSKHLAMEAGERGADYVAFGAFFPSGTKETEHRPEPEILEWWSTLFEIPCVAIGGITPQNCRPLVEAGADFLAVSGAVWNADEGAAVEAFARAIRA, from the coding sequence ATGTCGACGACGCGTCCTTATCGCGATACGGAGCGCGCCATGACCGATTGCCAGCTCTACCTGATTTCACCACTCGATGTGGATGGTGATTTTCCCCAGCGGCTCGCGCGCGCCATCGATGCGGGCGACGGAATCGTGACTGCGTTCCAGTTTCGCGTGAAAGGGCTGGACCAGCACGAGGCGGCGCGGCTCGCCGATCCCTTGCAGGCGATTTGTGCCGAGCGGGACGTGGCTTTCATCGTCAATGATAGCATTGCCCTGGCCAAACGGCTCAAGGCCGATGGGGTGCACCTGGGGCAGGGCGATGGCGATCCCAAGGATGCCCGCGAGCATCTGGGCCGCGAGGCTCAGATCGGCGTGACGTGCCATTCCTCCAAGCACCTGGCGATGGAAGCGGGTGAGCGCGGTGCGGACTATGTCGCCTTCGGTGCCTTCTTCCCGTCGGGCACCAAGGAAACCGAGCATCGACCCGAACCGGAAATCCTCGAATGGTGGTCGACCCTGTTCGAGATACCGTGCGTCGCGATTGGAGGCATCACGCCGCAAAACTGCCGCCCCCTGGTTGAGGCCGGCGCCGACTTCCTCGCCGTATCGGGCGCTGTATGGAACGCTGATGAGGGGGCCGCGGTCGAGGCCTTTGCCAGGGCGATCCGCGCTTAA
- the pgk gene encoding phosphoglycerate kinase, translating to MAAFKTLDDLGDVTGKVALVRVDLNLPMHEGRASDVTRVEAVKPTILELSAKGAKVLLLAHFGRPKGARHSTMSTSMVQGDVERVLDREIMFIPEVSGPVVEQSIGILGNGDIGLLDNVRFWPGEEANDPAFAKAIAVHGDFYVNDAFSAAHRAHASTEGLAHVLPAYAGRAMEAELKALDAALGTPQTPVAAVVGGAKVSTKLDVLQNLVGKVQHLIIGGGMANTFLAARGVDVGKSLCEHDLAATANAIMDAADHAGCTVHLPYDVVVAKEFAANPPSLRTCNVHEVAADEMILDVGPQAVEALGDVLKTCRTLVWNGPLGAFEIEPFDAATVALARTAAALTQDGSLISVAGGGDTVAALAHAGVTDDVTYISTAGGAFLEWMEGKELPGVKALQA from the coding sequence ATGGCCGCCTTCAAAACCCTTGACGACCTTGGCGACGTAACCGGCAAGGTCGCGCTTGTCCGCGTCGACCTCAACCTGCCGATGCACGAAGGCCGGGCGAGCGATGTCACGCGGGTGGAAGCGGTCAAACCGACCATTCTCGAACTGTCGGCAAAAGGCGCCAAGGTCCTCCTGCTTGCCCATTTCGGGCGACCCAAGGGGGCGCGGCATTCGACCATGAGCACCAGCATGGTGCAGGGCGATGTCGAGCGGGTGCTTGATCGCGAGATCATGTTCATCCCCGAGGTCAGCGGCCCGGTGGTCGAACAGTCGATCGGCATTCTCGGCAATGGCGACATCGGGCTGCTCGACAATGTCCGCTTCTGGCCGGGCGAGGAAGCCAATGATCCTGCCTTCGCCAAGGCGATCGCGGTACATGGCGATTTCTACGTCAACGACGCTTTCAGCGCCGCCCATCGCGCCCATGCCTCGACCGAAGGGCTGGCGCATGTGCTTCCGGCCTATGCCGGTCGCGCAATGGAGGCGGAACTGAAGGCGCTCGACGCCGCGCTCGGCACTCCGCAGACGCCGGTGGCCGCAGTGGTTGGCGGGGCCAAGGTTTCGACCAAGCTCGACGTGCTGCAGAACCTCGTCGGCAAGGTGCAGCACCTCATCATCGGCGGGGGCATGGCGAACACTTTCCTCGCCGCGCGCGGGGTCGATGTCGGCAAGAGCCTGTGCGAGCATGATCTGGCCGCTACCGCCAACGCCATCATGGACGCGGCCGACCATGCCGGCTGCACGGTGCATTTGCCCTATGACGTCGTGGTGGCGAAGGAGTTTGCCGCCAATCCGCCGTCGCTGCGCACCTGCAACGTCCACGAGGTCGCCGCAGACGAGATGATCCTCGACGTCGGCCCGCAGGCGGTCGAGGCGCTGGGCGATGTGCTCAAGACCTGCCGCACACTCGTGTGGAACGGCCCGCTGGGCGCATTCGAGATCGAGCCTTTCGATGCCGCCACGGTCGCGCTTGCGCGAACCGCTGCGGCCCTGACCCAGGATGGTTCGCTGATCTCCGTTGCGGGCGGCGGCGATACTGTCGCGGCGCTGGCCCATGCCGGTGTAACCGACGATGTGACCTATATCTCTACCGCAGGCGGGGCCTTCCTCGAATGGATGGAAGGCAAGGAACTGCCGGGGGTCAAGGCGCTCCAGGCATGA
- a CDS encoding 5-formyltetrahydrofolate cyclo-ligase, translating into MDKAELRKRLRKIRREHVAGQPPAIRSLLFNRPPAPLLDIIPDGAVIGLYHATSHEAPTASYAKFFFERGHTLALPRFATERSEMTFAAYTDPFTESDLLDGPFQLMQPSAAARKLVPDVVFIPLVGFTADGHRLGQGGGHYDRWLEAHPDRTKVGLAWDVQQVETLPLEPHDQYLDAIVTPTRLYGPFA; encoded by the coding sequence TTGGATAAGGCTGAACTGAGGAAGCGACTCCGCAAGATCCGCCGCGAGCACGTCGCGGGTCAACCGCCTGCGATCCGGTCGCTGCTGTTCAATCGTCCTCCTGCACCGCTGCTCGACATCATCCCCGATGGAGCTGTGATCGGCCTGTATCACGCGACGTCGCACGAAGCACCAACGGCTTCCTACGCCAAGTTTTTCTTCGAACGCGGGCACACCCTGGCCCTGCCACGGTTTGCCACGGAGCGAAGCGAGATGACATTCGCCGCCTATACCGATCCCTTCACCGAGAGCGACCTTCTGGACGGCCCCTTCCAACTGATGCAACCGTCCGCCGCTGCCAGAAAGCTGGTTCCTGACGTCGTGTTCATCCCGCTGGTAGGGTTCACTGCCGACGGCCATCGTCTTGGCCAAGGGGGTGGCCACTATGATCGCTGGCTCGAAGCTCATCCGGACCGGACCAAGGTCGGTCTTGCCTGGGATGTACAACAGGTCGAGACATTGCCACTGGAGCCGCACGACCAGTACCTGGATGCCATCGTAACGCCAACCCGCTTGTACGGACCCTTTGCATGA
- a CDS encoding PaaI family thioesterase, which produces MSEQPPENVGGRRPCTEGEFAGWTYWHGDPFEDRAGPFYEKREDDGSILVAFRAEQRHMNGAGFMHGGCLMTFADGALFSIARDELLEHHAVTLSLTGDFLEPVYVGQLVEARGEVVRGGGKTIFIAGIVTADGKAALRFNGIVRKVGRRND; this is translated from the coding sequence ATGAGCGAACAGCCGCCAGAGAACGTAGGCGGGCGCAGGCCCTGCACCGAGGGTGAGTTCGCCGGGTGGACCTATTGGCACGGCGATCCTTTCGAGGACCGCGCCGGACCCTTCTACGAGAAGCGCGAAGACGACGGCAGCATACTGGTCGCCTTCCGCGCGGAGCAGCGCCACATGAACGGCGCGGGCTTCATGCACGGCGGCTGTTTGATGACCTTCGCCGATGGCGCATTGTTCTCGATCGCCCGGGATGAGCTGCTCGAACACCATGCGGTAACGCTCAGCCTGACCGGCGATTTCCTCGAGCCTGTCTATGTCGGCCAGCTGGTCGAGGCGCGGGGCGAGGTCGTGCGCGGCGGCGGCAAGACGATCTTCATCGCCGGCATCGTCACAGCCGATGGCAAGGCCGCGCTGCGTTTCAACGGCATCGTTCGCAAGGTCGGACGGCGGAACGACTGA
- a CDS encoding inositol monophosphatase family protein: MAAVSGLIRVMEKAARKAGGKLRRDFGEIEHLQVSRKGPADFVSKADQVAERTIYDELLHARPDWGFVLEEAGIIEGDPSKPRWIIDPLDGTSNFLHGIPHFAISIAVQEPKLDGSGWGEVTAGVIYQPITDETFWAEKTRGAWLHDARLRVSARRSLPEALVATGIPFQGHGDFAEWSRIFGAIGPEVAGIRRFGAASLDLAWVAAGRYDGFWESGLNDWDTAAGCLLVREAGGFVTDYRGRSQPIHSAQVLAANDALHSKLHKLLANALK; this comes from the coding sequence ATGGCAGCCGTATCGGGTCTCATCCGGGTGATGGAGAAAGCCGCGCGCAAGGCGGGTGGCAAGCTGCGTCGCGACTTCGGCGAAATCGAGCATTTGCAGGTCAGCCGCAAGGGACCGGCCGACTTCGTTTCGAAGGCCGACCAGGTGGCCGAGCGCACGATCTATGACGAACTGCTGCACGCGCGGCCCGACTGGGGTTTTGTGCTGGAAGAAGCGGGCATCATCGAAGGCGATCCGTCGAAACCGCGCTGGATCATCGACCCGCTCGACGGAACCAGCAACTTCCTCCACGGCATCCCGCATTTCGCGATCAGCATCGCGGTTCAGGAACCGAAGCTCGACGGTTCGGGCTGGGGCGAAGTCACCGCCGGAGTCATCTACCAGCCGATCACCGACGAGACCTTCTGGGCGGAAAAGACCCGCGGTGCATGGCTGCATGATGCGCGTCTGCGCGTTTCGGCGCGCCGCTCGCTGCCCGAAGCGCTGGTCGCGACCGGCATCCCGTTCCAGGGTCACGGCGATTTCGCCGAGTGGAGCCGTATCTTCGGTGCCATCGGGCCGGAAGTTGCGGGCATCCGCCGCTTCGGCGCTGCCTCGCTCGATCTCGCATGGGTCGCTGCTGGCCGCTATGACGGGTTCTGGGAAAGCGGCCTCAACGACTGGGATACCGCCGCGGGCTGCCTGCTCGTGCGCGAAGCGGGGGGCTTCGTGACGGACTATCGCGGACGTTCGCAGCCGATCCATTCGGCGCAGGTGCTGGCGGCGAACGATGCGCTGCATTCGAAGCTGCACAAATTATTGGCGAACGCGCTCAAGTAG
- the tkt gene encoding transketolase, producing MSLDPARLAPMANAIRALSMDAVQAANSGHPGMPMGMADVATVLWSQYLKFDPSDPKWADRDRFVLSAGHGSMLIYSLLHLTGYAQPTMDDIRNFRQLGSPCAGHPENFLLDGVECTTGPLGQGLAMAVGMAMAERHLNATFGDDLVDHRTWVIAGDGCLMEGINHEAIGLAGHHKLGRLNVLWDDNAITIDGATDLSTSENIRARYEATGWHVAECDGHDFADIARAIDGAIADPRPSLIACKTIIGKGAPNKQGTSATHGAPLGPDEIAAAREVLGWEAEPFVIPEGILGEWHSIGDRGREAHGAWATRLEASDLKAEFLRRMAGELPASAAMDDYLAQLIANPVKVATRKASEMALAEINPRVPETIGGSADLTGSNNTKAGGIEPFMADNYSGRYLYWGIREFGMAAAMNGMALHGGVIPYGGTFLVFTDYARGAIRLSALQQCRVIYVMTHDSIGLGEDGPTHQPVEHLASLRAMPNLLVMRPADAIETAECWEIALKQMDRPTVLALSRQNLPQMRLQAADENLSAKGAYRIKSAENARKVVLVSTGSELHIAAECAAKLEEQGIGADVVSMVSTELFDEQDPAYRADILPADVLKVSVEAAATYGWDRYVGADGIKIGLDRFGASAPAEVLYEKFGFTADAIVPQIVNKIKA from the coding sequence ATGAGTCTCGATCCCGCACGCCTTGCCCCGATGGCCAACGCTATCCGGGCGCTTTCGATGGATGCGGTGCAGGCGGCTAATTCGGGCCACCCCGGGATGCCGATGGGGATGGCCGACGTCGCGACAGTGCTGTGGTCGCAGTATCTCAAGTTCGACCCGTCCGATCCGAAATGGGCGGACCGGGACCGCTTCGTCCTGAGCGCGGGCCACGGCTCGATGCTGATCTACAGCCTGCTGCATCTGACCGGCTATGCCCAGCCAACGATGGACGATATCCGCAACTTCCGCCAGCTCGGCAGTCCCTGTGCCGGGCACCCGGAAAACTTCCTTCTCGATGGTGTAGAATGCACCACCGGCCCGCTGGGTCAGGGTCTGGCCATGGCAGTCGGCATGGCGATGGCCGAGCGGCACCTTAATGCAACCTTCGGTGACGACCTCGTCGATCACCGCACGTGGGTGATCGCGGGCGACGGCTGTCTGATGGAGGGTATCAACCACGAAGCGATCGGGCTTGCCGGGCACCACAAGCTTGGCCGCCTCAATGTGCTGTGGGACGACAATGCCATCACCATCGACGGCGCGACCGACCTTTCGACCAGCGAGAACATCCGCGCCCGCTATGAAGCGACCGGGTGGCATGTCGCCGAATGCGACGGGCATGATTTCGCCGATATCGCTCGCGCCATTGACGGAGCGATCGCCGATCCGCGCCCTTCGCTGATCGCCTGCAAAACGATCATCGGCAAGGGCGCGCCCAACAAGCAGGGCACCAGCGCCACCCACGGCGCGCCGCTCGGCCCCGACGAGATTGCTGCAGCTCGAGAAGTGCTGGGCTGGGAAGCAGAACCCTTCGTCATTCCTGAGGGTATCCTCGGCGAGTGGCATTCGATTGGCGATCGTGGTCGCGAAGCGCACGGTGCCTGGGCAACCAGGCTTGAGGCCAGCGATCTTAAGGCCGAGTTCCTCCGCCGAATGGCGGGTGAACTGCCCGCAAGCGCGGCGATGGACGACTACCTCGCCCAGTTGATCGCCAACCCGGTCAAGGTGGCGACCCGCAAGGCCAGCGAGATGGCGCTGGCCGAAATCAATCCGCGCGTGCCCGAAACCATCGGCGGCAGCGCCGATCTTACCGGGTCGAACAACACCAAGGCCGGTGGAATCGAACCCTTCATGGCCGACAATTACAGCGGGCGTTATCTCTACTGGGGCATCCGCGAGTTCGGCATGGCTGCGGCGATGAACGGCATGGCGCTGCACGGCGGGGTCATCCCCTACGGCGGCACCTTCCTGGTCTTCACCGACTATGCCCGCGGCGCTATCCGGCTTTCGGCGCTGCAGCAGTGCCGGGTGATCTACGTCATGACCCATGACAGTATCGGCCTCGGCGAAGACGGCCCGACCCATCAGCCGGTCGAGCATCTCGCATCTTTGCGGGCGATGCCGAATTTGCTCGTGATGCGCCCGGCTGATGCAATCGAAACTGCCGAATGCTGGGAAATCGCGCTCAAGCAGATGGACCGCCCGACCGTTCTCGCGCTGAGCCGCCAGAACCTGCCGCAGATGCGACTCCAGGCCGCGGACGAGAACCTCTCGGCCAAGGGCGCCTATCGCATCAAGAGCGCTGAGAACGCCCGCAAGGTCGTGCTCGTTTCGACCGGTTCCGAACTCCACATCGCCGCTGAATGTGCAGCGAAACTGGAAGAGCAGGGCATCGGGGCCGACGTCGTCTCGATGGTCAGTACCGAATTGTTCGACGAACAGGACCCCGCCTATCGTGCGGACATCCTTCCGGCCGATGTCCTCAAAGTTTCGGTCGAAGCAGCGGCCACCTATGGCTGGGACCGCTACGTCGGCGCGGACGGGATCAAGATCGGGCTCGACCGCTTCGGTGCCTCGGCTCCGGCAGAGGTTCTTTACGAGAAATTCGGTTTCACGGCGGACGCAATCGTCCCGCAGATTGTCAACAAGATCAAGGCGTAA
- a CDS encoding elongation factor P — protein MKRALILLCTTLAVPAFAQNGAPLGTLPVGRYQCSLPGDAGGAAWLPIEGKKFSIKNASRYLHEDGEGTYLLAGDDLVFTRGPMKDERYRRTGASMLRMKNADGTLSRIRCVRTGPLQSD, from the coding sequence GTGAAACGCGCACTCATCCTGCTTTGCACCACCCTCGCGGTCCCTGCCTTCGCCCAGAATGGCGCGCCGCTCGGCACCTTGCCTGTGGGTCGCTACCAGTGCTCGCTGCCCGGTGACGCCGGTGGCGCCGCGTGGCTGCCCATCGAAGGCAAGAAGTTCTCGATCAAGAACGCCTCGCGCTATCTCCATGAGGATGGAGAGGGGACATATCTGCTAGCGGGGGACGATCTGGTGTTCACCCGCGGCCCGATGAAGGACGAACGCTACCGGCGGACGGGTGCCAGCATGCTGCGAATGAAGAACGCCGACGGCACTCTCAGCCGTATCCGCTGCGTGCGCACCGGCCCGCTGCAATCGGATTAA
- the zapA gene encoding cell division protein ZapA — protein sequence MNTLQLNIGGRTFAIAVQPGQEDHVHHLASQIDAKFQQLTPRYSQNLLFATLQLADELHRSQLASAQAKQEAQAAVDGASDLKREADMAVGQTDKLKRRIAELEEELSNLQSSIQQESNKYNDLIADNERFKIAVMEADTEKTRLQGELASARRERDALEQQLAEAPAAASGQQAFFDPASSAIDPELVPALERFAELLENCASKLEGKGAAS from the coding sequence ATGAACACGCTCCAGCTCAATATCGGCGGGCGCACCTTCGCCATCGCTGTGCAGCCGGGCCAGGAAGATCATGTGCATCATCTAGCTTCGCAAATTGATGCGAAATTCCAGCAGCTTACTCCGCGCTACTCGCAGAATCTGCTGTTCGCTACACTGCAACTGGCCGACGAGTTGCATCGCTCGCAACTCGCCTCGGCCCAAGCGAAGCAAGAGGCGCAGGCTGCGGTTGATGGAGCTTCCGACCTCAAGCGCGAGGCGGACATGGCAGTCGGCCAGACTGACAAATTAAAGCGCCGGATTGCCGAACTGGAGGAGGAGCTCAGCAATTTGCAATCCTCGATCCAACAGGAATCCAACAAATACAATGATCTCATCGCCGACAATGAGCGGTTCAAGATTGCCGTCATGGAGGCAGACACGGAGAAAACGCGGCTGCAAGGCGAACTTGCCTCGGCAAGGCGGGAGCGTGACGCACTCGAGCAGCAGTTGGCCGAAGCCCCTGCGGCTGCGTCAGGCCAGCAAGCCTTCTTCGATCCCGCCTCGTCGGCAATCGACCCCGAATTGGTTCCAGCGCTGGAACGATTCGCCGAACTGCTCGAAAATTGTGCCAGCAAGCTTGAGGGTAAGGGCGCCGCATCCTAG
- the efp gene encoding elongation factor P, translating into MKISGVDIRPGNILEYEGGIWKVAKIQHTQPGKGGAYMQVEMKNLIDGRKTNVRFRSADTVEKVRLDTKDYQFLYEDGEMLVFMDKDTYEQINLPSDLLGDARPFLQDGMEVMLELWDERPISVELPNQVEATIVEADAVVKGQTASSSYKPAVLDNGVRIMVPPHIESGTRIVVDVYEQAYVGKAG; encoded by the coding sequence ATGAAAATCAGCGGCGTGGACATCCGTCCCGGCAATATCCTCGAGTATGAAGGCGGCATCTGGAAGGTCGCCAAGATCCAGCATACCCAGCCAGGCAAGGGCGGAGCCTATATGCAGGTCGAGATGAAGAACCTCATCGATGGCCGCAAGACCAATGTCCGCTTCCGCAGCGCGGACACGGTCGAGAAGGTCCGTCTCGATACCAAGGACTACCAGTTCCTCTACGAAGACGGCGAGATGCTGGTGTTCATGGACAAGGACACCTACGAGCAGATCAACCTGCCGAGCGACCTGCTGGGCGATGCCCGCCCGTTCCTGCAGGACGGCATGGAAGTCATGCTCGAGCTGTGGGACGAGCGGCCGATCTCGGTCGAACTGCCCAACCAGGTCGAAGCGACCATCGTCGAAGCTGACGCCGTCGTTAAGGGGCAGACAGCATCTTCGAGCTACAAACCTGCCGTCCTTGACAATGGCGTGCGGATCATGGTCCCGCCGCATATCGAAAGCGGCACGCGCATTGTGGTCGACGTGTATGAACAGGCCTACGTCGGCAAGGCCGGCTAA